The Salmo salar chromosome ssa02, Ssal_v3.1, whole genome shotgun sequence genome segment TGTCAGAATTTTGATAACAATGATAACAATTTTGACAGCAATGACTCAAATGCTCTTTCAGCCAATGGGAGATGAAACAGAATGAATCACCCCTCTGATGCACCTAAGGATATGTGTCACTACCATCTTAGTACATAAAAAGATCAAATAGTTAGAAAAagcctgtttctctgttcctagaAGTAATCCCTGAGGTAACTTGGCTGGACATGAAATATCCAGTTGGTTCTGTGATCAAGGTCCACACGATGATGAGCCCTGATGAGACCTAAACTTGAACCATGTGACCCCAAGCCAATACCTAGTAAGGCTAATACACTGTTCTGGTAGGAGACCCAGCTTTCAGTCACAGATAGGTGAATCCAAAGTAGGGCCAATTACATCATTACTTAAAAGGGGATGGGAGGctttttatattttagtcatttagcatacaTGCTCATAAAGAGCAACTAACATTTAGTTccatgctcaagggcacatcaccAGATGTATCAGCTAgtctgctcggggattcaaaccagcaacctttctgttattggtccaaagctcttaactactaggctacctgccgccacaaaGTATTTGAGGGCCAGAGATAGTGGTGGGTAATGTTGAACCttcagagagaggaagggttggACCATGGCCCTGCTacagagaggggtggaaggaTTGAGGTGAAGGTATTGCTAATAGGGCAGAGAGAAGGGCATCGAGATATGAAGTCTCAGGTAGATGTTTCCTCCCTTTATCACAATACTTATGTTCCTCACAATCAAAAGGTCTCTTTCTTTCCTCAGTAGAATTCAGTATGAGAGGTTCCTGTATTATATTTCAGATGACCCCTGAATTATTACCTAATGCTTCCCTGCTCTTTCCAAGATCTTGTGGTTGGCGTGTATTTGCAGGTAGTCATATTCTTGGAAACATTGCTACACACTAACATAGGAATAAATAAATCAATCTGAGAGATGAATCAGAGGTGAGATCTCAGTtcttgtcacggatccctccggaacttttaTCACGCACatctgtcccctattcccactgattagtatttgTATATATTGGTTTCCATTGGGGGgttgattattgttacaatgtccgttggtgcgtgtgagtgtacctgtgctgtgtgttttggctttcgtggccttgtggattgtgcagatgattacgggtctcgtcccgtgtgttaaacATTCTGCGCGTGTGTATTTATTTGAGGTacccctcgctcttttgtttgggtttcaatcCTGTGTTTTTGTAACATGTTcgttggtcttcgtccccgtgcctttatatggcacgctgtaatttgggaaataaaaacccctattacgcattcctgcgccagTCTCCTGACCCTTTATACCAACGTGACAGTTCTCAAGTATTACGACTGAATGACAATACATAAAACACTGTGACAATACTCCAAGCTTTCCTGATGGTCATGCCTGTATTGCTTGTATTTGCACGTAAGGAAACAGTGACACAGTGCATGTAAAACAGTGTTACGTGACAGTGCTCCAAACTACCTTTACCAGCGGTGATACATTGCCCCTATACACTAAATTAAAGCTGCAGTCTGCAGCTCGGTCTGGTCACCCCAGTCACTTGTTTTGGTAGACAGCCAAGGactgggcctggagaaatgtaaatcatcAAATCCCAGTTTATTTCAAGTGCATTTAACAAAAGCCTCAATACACTTTACCAAAAAAAAGgaataaaaaagaaagaaagaaagaaacaacaGAGAATTCAAACTTAAgtataaccactctcaaattcatagacagagctatggatgcaaatgCGTTCCACATATGATAtcaaaaatgatagttttaaccatgttttgaaggtATACAGTGCTTGTTTATCACTAACAGAAACAGAAATTAGATGATGAAACAATATGAAAATAAAACTCAGTTCAGGTCGTGTATGGGTGATGGAAATCCCACAAATAAACCGGGTTATAGTCCAAACTCGCTCAACCAGTCAGGGAGGGCAGTGAAATACCAGATTGGGTCAATAAAGAGAAGTCAAACACCTGTTTGGGGGTTTGGAAAGGGTTATGTACAAAACCAGTTCTGAAACAAGAAGAGGGATATTTACAAGTATTTTTTGTTTCTCCTGAGCCTGTCCTTGTATAGCTTCAAATGTATTGTGATTGTGTAGGTGTAGAAGTATTAATTTTACATCCAGTTATTAACAACTTCTGTGCAGCAAGTTCTATGTAATCAATAAATATCATAATTGTTTACTATTTGAAATGTACGACTATTACTAGACATACAGCATTACAAACAGCTGGTGAATGAGACTGAATAAAAATCACTAACTAAAGTTCAAGTCAAAAGTGGCTTTGCTACACTTTACATTAAGTAGCAAAGATACCATGGAGTTTAATGGTATTCAAATGCATGTGTGTAATTACACAATAAATACACGCGGGACTTGTTGAGAATTCCTTGTTTTATGTAAATGCAGTTTCAGTATATAGCTGAGAAGTTACTGTACATTCTGGTTACCAAATAGAAAAACTACATTGTTGCACAAGGAATTCACTTTAAAGTTGAACTTTCTGTTTTGTCTTAACCCTATCCTGCAACCACACCTACCCATTGGAATCCCAGTTTGGCAGAGCTGGTCTGTGGATTTTATTTTCCTTTGAACCATAACCATCTCTCCACAGTCTGCTGCTACTCTGCTATGTCTCCACTCACTGGGTGACATCACTGGAGTTTCCCCTTTTGTGCTAGTAGCAGGCCGAGCATAAAAACGACAGGGCTTCTGTCAGAAGTCCATTCTAACAAACGAGCAAAACACAGGACACCTATCAAGCTACAACTCTGTCAAAACAAAGAAGATATTTAGGCGAACATTCAGTTGCTAGACTTTTCCACTGCCACCAAGAGCCAAGAGTCAAGAGTTTGAACCTCATTCAACAGAAGTATGGAGGGGTATGCGATGACAACTGGCGACATGGAGAGGGGCCCTGTGTACAAGACAACGGTGACAGCTGTTGCTGAGGGAAAGGCCTCCAGAGGTTGGCTATGGAGGCTGTGTGGCGTCCTCTTAGTAGCAGCTTTATGTGCGGCAGCAGCCCTGCTCTTTGCCTGGTGTCAGCATGGAAGACTGGCAACGGTAAGGAACTCTAATGGGGCCAATATTTAACACATTTCTGAAATAGAGGACCGTACAATCAACTAACATCCTCTTGGTTTATCTCACAGATGCAGGATGGAATGGAGCATCAGCTGGAGATACTCATTGGTGCAAAAGGTGATTATTTGATTGACAGATGCCCTTTTTTATTGAATTCCTTCTCACTATAATTGCTTTAATTAAAGGTTACAGTTGTAGCCAACGTCATGGCTTTTGCTTGTGTTATTCGTGACTAATATTTTTCTCTCCCTCAGATACCCACCATACATTGAAGCAGATTGCCGGCAATGCAAAAGTAGCCATCCATTTAGAGGGTGAGTGACCTACAGCCTTTTGCAGTCAGCCTGGACTGTGTCTGTTGAAGGTTAAAACATGTCTAGTGGGCTAGTATGTCTTAGTGTCATTCCATTGTAGAAGCTAGGGGATTCTTTTTAAACATCCCCATTCAAAAATAAGGTTTAAGGTTTAAAACAGTGTCTAGTGGGCTAATAAGTATTTCTATTGGGGAAGCCCTGGGATTTTATTCAAACATTTCCATTGACAAAAATTAAAGCACAACACAAGGAAGCAAGGAAGTTGCTTAATCATTAGCTTGTCTCTTGTTGCCACCAGAGTAAATTGACAAGAGCTTTGGAAGAACAAATAGCTACCAGCTGGACTCTGGGGCCTCAAAGTTGTAACAATGGGCCTTTCTTCCCTCTAATGCCAGGTGAATACAATCCTAATCTTACCGCTAACACCGTGCAGTGGAGAAAGGATGACGGCCAGGCCTTTTCCCAGGGCGGGTTCAAGCTACAAGGGAACCAAATTCTCatcccacacactgggctcttcTTCGTTTACAGCCAGGCTTCGTTTAGGGTCAAGTGCAACAGCCCGGGCGAGCGTACCACTCCTCTGAGTCACGTTATTTGGCGCTATTCGGACTCCATCGGGGATAATGCTAATCTACTTAGCGGGGTAAGGTCAGTTTGTCAACAAAACTATGGTAATTCTGAGTCCAATATCGGCGAGGGCTGGTACAATGCAGTTTACCTTAGTGCAGTGTTTCATCTGAATGAAGGGGACAAACTGTGGACTGAGACCAATCGACTGACCGAAGTGGAGCCAGAGCAGGGCAAGAACTTTTTTGGTGTGTTTGCACTatgatgagagagaggcaggccagAGATGAATGTTTGTTCAAACAGTTTTATGTTAAAACTCTTATTTTAGTGTTGCAATTTTATGGTAACTGAGCAATCTCAAAGGAGATAGGTCTAATCTTAATGGTTATTTTGTAAACTGAAATAGTTTGAGAAATGATTATTGTTTGTCCATACATGATGATTGTCCATTCTCTGTATTGTAGATTTTGCACCAAATAATACTATGACTTTGAGTTATTTATATTAACttactttttaattttttttactatttatatGAAAATACATATTAACTTAAAAAAATGATATTTACTATTTATATGAAAATACAGTAGGCTACTGTGGAGTACTGTAGTATAAGTTATTTTGATTCACATAAGTCTATCAGAATACATTGCTACAATATTAAGTTATTTTATTTAATGTACTGATGTACTATGTCTATTTAAATGTGATTGTGTGTATTTTATTTGTCACCTATTCAGAGTGCTTGAATCAACTGTAATAAATTCCAAATGTTCTCAACTTTAGGAGACTCAAAGTTTGATTATATTTAATTATGCAGTTTGGAGGGGGCGGGGCCGGGCGCAGTGACGCCAATTTAGCAACGtttcagactaccctggcaacttttttttcaaacagcacctagcaacatttaaacatttatttggaacttttagcaacttttgaaaagtgactcaaacgctAAAATGCACGCATTTTCCCTCTAATTGACACAAAAACGAGTTTCTCTgccacacactcagtcacaacacacgtgcctggctgcaaaagtgtattgtgagtgacgtcagcagcaggcgctcagcttgtgcacaggcagcagcaatttcagcaaattgcaaatcattgttggttgactgcagcagcagtagtacgcAGTCAGCAGTTGTACGGGTTCGACGagccaaacccaatgaatatagttggtcacgaatgtttgatcttgaacagaacttacaacatcaatcaacatgtATCAATCAACATTTtacagccagaagtacagaacagagtgggagtctgtacctgaacaaaagtcaaatcatatttttggccgagatggccagtcaatttgagtaacCTTAATGTGTATTCTATGTAATGACGCAGTTTTACGTTATCACGTAGTGACATCacaacgtcatttagcaacttttagcaacaaatcaaACTGCCTCTAGCAACTTACCCTGAAAATTTGTTGGCAACACTGGCCGGACGGGTCTGGACATATCCAACTGTCTTATATGGTTGAGGGTAAATGGGTTTTGACTTTAGCAGTAAATTAACACTACGGGCTTTATTAATTCTGTAAAGTTTAAGCGTTACAGACTCcgcgatagaaatgtaaaggtaatttcagattgagccgacatgtgcagcgtttaccgtgaatgcagtctccactaatgcgggaacattgcctttcaaTTTCAGTCACTCTATAACGCTGAACTTCTGCAATGCAGATTGAATCAAAGCCCAACATCTGTTCTTGAGCAGCTTGCACCAGAAATTGTAATACAAAGTGCATCCCCAATGATGTCAGACCAAAACAAGGGAAATTCCTTTTTTTATTTCCTGCTGTGTCAAGTGAGAGGGCCCACATATGCCTTAAAGCCATGTCTGGGGATTCCCCCCACTGAccttattcctcctcctcctccttgaaAGCATCATAGGTTTTCAGtcatgtgggtgggtgggtggcgggCTGTAAACATCTGAGCTGAAATACTGTATGTGCACGAGAAAATGTGTTTGACCCACAAACATcctcaggctgtatcacatccagctgtgattgggagtcccatagggcggcacacaattggcccagcgtcgtccgggcttggccggggtaggctgtcattgtaaataagaatttgttcttaactgacttgcctagttaaataaaggtaaaaaaaaatattgttccaAGATGAGGTTGTCATTTACCATGACCCTTTGCAGCTGGCTGTTGTGTAACATGTATGTCTGCCTTTCACTTTCAGCTCATATTACGATCTCAATCTTTGAGTTCATATTGCCTTTTGATAAGAAATGACACCAATACCCATTGGTTAATAGGTCAATAAATGATGAAGTGGAAGCACATTGTATGGGACTGAAATTACTTTTAATCCTGGGAGGGCTATCGTTCAATATGAATGTAGATTCTAGATGAATAATCAACAGAATCCCTTGGGCGTCATTAACTGATGGTGACATCTGGTGGTTAAAACAGCTGTGTATGACATGCTTGTCCCTTTGGGCATGTTTATGATTCCACATTGTCTGTCATAAAATGCCCATTCAAAGTATAATGAAGTGTTTTGTCGTATTTCAGGGTTTATGAGGGTGTTTAAATGAAATGATGTCCCTTATGAGTCCAATTGACACATAACACGATACACATAAATTCAGTGAAAAACAATGGGTTTATTTTACTATGATTATCCATATATTTGAATGCATATAATCTGAAATATATCAACATTTAAAATAGTAAATATAGTGTATACAAATATCTTCAAATCCAGTTATATACACtgcatgtacaaaacattaggaacacctgctctttccatgacatagactgaacaagtgaatccaggtgaaagctatgatcccttattgatgtcacctgttaaatccacttcaatcagtgtagatgaaggggaggagacaggttaaagaataatttttaagccttgagacaattgagacatggattgtgtatgtgagccattcagagggtgaatgggcaagacaaaagacttaagtgcttttgaacaaggtatggtagtaggtgccaggcacaccagtctgagtgtgtcaagaactgcaacgctctgGATTTTTCaccacagtttcctgtgtgtatcaagaattgtccgccacccaaaggacatccagtcaacttgacacaactgtgagaagcattggagtcaacatgggccagcattcctgtggaacgctttcaacaccttgtacagCCAtttcccgacgaattgaggctgttctgaggacaaaaaggggctgcaactcaatattaggaaggtgttcctaatgttttgtacagtcagtgtatattCATACATGTGCAAGAGTATATTTCTCTAAATAATCTTCGCATACATATATTACAATATTACCCAATGTCGTCCATGTACAGTTAATAAATATTGACTATTTCATCCAATAATTTCCTATGGAGAAGTTGCATATCTCACTTTCCGATACCCTgagctacagtatgttattagaATGGCAACAAAATCCCGACCTGAAACTTTGTTTTGAACTATAGTGCAACATGAGATAATGCTATTTGGAAAAGTAACATCTCTTACGTTACTTGCCAACTAAGCTGTGTTATATCATTGCTTCATACATTTTGACGAATTGCTAATAAATGAGATTGTACATATATATTAACTGTTGTATACGCATGTCAGAATCCTATCCATATACCGTTACATATATTCCTCGTCATCACATTCACAAATGTAGTTGTACAAAGCTAAAATCGGAGGGGAAATTCGGAAGAAATGTCAACTATAAGACCAACGGGTGACAAGCATGTACActcacatttacatttatattCAGATTGTCTTTAAGGAAAAACAGTTGTTGACAAAGAAAATAAAAAGGGCGGGAAGAATGATGCATAATAAATATGCCATTTAAAATCTTCAAGAGGGTGTGCTTCCTTTGAATATCTATAACGTGTCCAAGAAAATTCTAATTGTCGGAACATATCCATTCAAGTCCAATTGAAAACGTTTAAAAGGATGATACATAGAAAACTGATTAGGTTACATATCATATTACACTATTTTCTTATCAAATGGGTTTCGTATATTCAAGAGCATATAACAGCAAAAATGTGATTGAAGATACAAAGCTGTACTTGAATATGTGTACAGCAAAACATCCACAAAAATCTTGCTATTGTCCCAAAATGAGGGTTGTCCATTCCAAAACCCTCTACTGTATATGGCTATAATGTTGGCATTTCACTTTCAGTTAGGATGACTTTACACTTTGAGTTTCGATGGCGTTTTGATATGAAATCCAGTAAATTGGATCCACTGGGAAACTGTGCTGTTTTTTTTCCACTCATTGCATTTGAACAGTTTCCACCCctttaccccccaaaaatatagAACTAAATATAGGGCACAACATTGAATCCatgacataacatatcatacattatGTAATAACAATATTAATCAATTACCATGTGTTTCGCTATTTCAACAAACCGAAGACAAATATGCAGAGACGGGAGTCAAAAAGGAGCAAACACACGCACTACACAAAGTCCTCCCGGAGATCCTAGATACATCTGCACAACAGAACGAGAAAACAAACaaagggaaggaggatagaggaggaatGAAAAAGGGAGATCTGTCCATTTTTTGTCTCCACAAGTAGACTGAGGGTTACTCTGGAATGTGCTTGTCTCTTATTCAATAACTCGTAGTACTAGTCACAAGTGCTTCAGGTTCCCACAGTGAGATAGACTGTGAGAAAGACTGGTGTTACCTGGGGTTCGTGTGCCTCCACTCACTCTGTCAATGTCAGTAGCTTGTGCTCTTTTCCCATAACAAGTGAAAGTCACACTGCCTCCATGTGTGTTCGTTCCTCTGTAGGCTCTGGGCTCTTCtagcaccccaccccccaccccttcacttGTAGAGCAGGGGGATCTGGCTGTTGTGACAGTGGTTGCGACTTATCTTGCTGTCCGCCTGGTACAGGTTGGAGGAGTTGGAGAAAGAGGGGGGTAAGGAGGAGTGATTGTCTGACGCGGGGTTGGGGTAACCGGGTGGGGGCAGGAGAGACTTGGGGTCTGGCTGGGAAGAGGGCGGGGACGGGTTGCTGTGGTTCTGGTTGGTGCCGGATGAGGGCCGTCGTCGGTTGCGCAGGGCCTGTCTCTCAACCAGCTGGTTGCGGAGCTCCGATACCCTCTGCTCTTTCTGAGAGCACGGAAGAGGAAGAGGTCTTATTAATACTGGACACATGTGTAAAGAGGAATCCTTTATTACGCATTAATTGAGCATGAATTAGACATGTATTCATCATGTATTAATCATGTATTAATCAAACCAAATGTATCTCTTagtaaaatataataaaaatgaATGATTGGAaagattgattggttgattgctaGGTCAAATAATTCAGAGGTATTAGATGTATTTTAATAAATGCATTTTGATTATATTTTGATATCTATGGTATCAAAGTGAGTGTGTATTGTAGTACCACCTGTATGATAAAGATTGGTTGAATGATTGATTACTAGTTCCAATAATTCAGATGGATATTATACGTATTAGACATATTTCAATCTAGATGCATTGTGATTCTATGTTGACTGCTAAGGTGCATCATAAAGTGTGTACCGTACCTCCTGTATGATCTTCTGCAGCTCAcggttctctctctccagctggcGAGACTTCTCCTCATCGTTGTTGTTGGTGGACGAGCCGGTCTTCAGCGTGTCCTGCTGCTCTGACTGCCACTCACCACGTGTAATCAGCCTGCGCATCTAGAATAGAATAGAGCTTTACTCtacacagccagagagacagagaagaaccATATACTATATGTGAATTTGGAAATGTTAACATTGAAGAAAGTATTGAGACTTTGTTTCGAGTGCTGATGCAAGTGTACATTAAATACTGCTGCTAAATTACTCAGTCctaggctacgtcccaaatggcaccctattccctatacagtgcactactttcgagcagagccctggtccaaagtaacgcactataaagggaatagggtgccgtttgggacacagccctgttctatacagtatactgtaccttgGGCACAAAGAGCACCACCAGGGTGATGTAGACAGAGAACACTATGGCCAGAGCGGCAAAGGCAAAGGAAGCATCCTGCTGTGACGTGAGGATCATAGTGACGGGAGCCGTGATCATGCACAACACCTGCAGAGACggggggattgagagagagagcgagagagagagagagtgagagagattgagagaaacaAAGAGGTAAATAtcaagagagaggtgagagaggaaaaTAAGATCTAAAAAAGCGCTCGGCTACTGCTTATCATTCCAACGAGGTTCCCAATATGAAAACATCATTAAAAACTCAAAGATGAAGTAGCAGGTTAGCAGTACCATACTGGCACATCATCACAATATCAAGCCTTACAAAAGCTTTCTGCTTCCCAACAAGGAGGCCTTTGCAGATACAATAAATATTGACATTTTAAAGGATTCTACCTCATATGGGGCACCATTATTGGAGGGAATTGTCTCATTTATCTCTGTGTATTACACCACGAAATATACACAATTAAATGAAATGGTTAAATCAACATCTAAGCTTTCCCTTTGTTCGGACCTGCAGCTGTGTTTAACGATTTCATCAAGCTATATGAATGACTGATCAATTAAATGTTCTTTCCTCTGCTTGGCAAAAAAGAAATCGACTTCATACTTGCATAACCGCCCAGCAAATGCGCAGTCAAAAGAAGTAAAACTGTGGGTGGTTTTCAGTCATAAGTGTTTCGGTTCCTCATTAAGCTGTTTTGAGATGGGAATCTGGGCAAGTTCTGGCAATTATGTAAATCCTTGTTCAGAGAGTACTAAATTGTTTGCACATTGTTGAGCAGaaatagaaacccagcctaaagctAAAGTTCTAAAAAAAAAGTTGCCTGTGTAAGAGCAGTGGTTTGTTCCAGCAACAGTCTACATTACCAGACATTTAATGGATTTGCTCACCTGTGTGAGGGTTACCGAATGGCTATGGCTACTTGTTTGCAAAACTTAGATGGTGCAATGGTACTGTATGTTATCGCTGCTATATCAGTTAAAGTGAAGCTTAAATGCCTCTATAGGTGATGATCATTCACtgattcaaatcaaattcaaatgatTGTTTAAGTATAGCACTAACGTTTTGCTTTAGCGCCAAAAATACATTTATGAGCACATGCTTACCACCAGAAATAACAAGTCTTAGCCGTATGTTATCATTATGCACTAATACATCATTGAATCTCATGTCCACACTGAGACAATGCCTAGCCCCTGCCACCTTTCTACCAATAGTTAATTGTTGCTTTGAGTTCATTCGCTCGACGGACTGCCTAAAATGCAGAGCGGAAAACCAGAGCACTCCCCCTGTGATGGTTGAGACTCACAGCCACGTTGTAAATAGCCATCCCCACGGCTCGATGGTCATTGATCTTCTCCGTGGAAACAGACTTGGTCTC includes the following:
- the tnf-alpha-2 gene encoding tumor necrosis factor alpha-2 precursor (The RefSeq protein has 1 substitution compared to this genomic sequence); this translates as MEGYAMTTGDMERGPVYKTTVTAVAEGKASRGWLWRLCGVLLVAALCAAAALLFAWCQHGRLATMQDGMEHQLEILIGAKDTHHTLKQIAGNAKVAIHLEGEYNPNLTANTVQWRKDDGQAFSQGGFKLQGNQILIPHTGLFFVYSQASFRVKCNSPGERTTPLSHVIWRYSDSIGDNANLLSGVRSVCQQNYGNSESNIGEGWYNAVYLSAVFQLNEGDKLWTETNRLTEVEPEQGKNFFGVFAL